A region of Vitis riparia cultivar Riparia Gloire de Montpellier isolate 1030 chromosome 1, EGFV_Vit.rip_1.0, whole genome shotgun sequence DNA encodes the following proteins:
- the LOC117920473 gene encoding uncharacterized mitochondrial protein AtMg00810-like has product MALKGYGFLQSYSDYSLFTYTKGNVQINVLVYVDDLNISGNDSAALQTFKAYLSDCFKMKDLGVLKYFLGIEVARSSAGLFLCQRKYTLDIVSEAGLLGAKPCGFPIEQNHILGLANGELLLNPESYHRLVGRLIYLAVTRPDLAYSVHILSQFMQEPRIERWEAALRVVRYLKGTPSQGILLRADSDLSLQGWCDSDWAACPVTRRSLSGWLVFLGQSPISWKTKKQHTVSRSSAEAEYRAMAAVTCELKWLKGLLLSLGVHHPKAIKLFCDSQSALHMAKNPVFHERTKHIEVDCHFVRDAITDGLIAPSYVPTVTQLADIFTKALGKKQFDYLLAKLGIFEPHAPT; this is encoded by the coding sequence ATGGCTCTTAAAGGATATGGTTTCTTACAATCCTACTCTGATTATTCTCTTTTTACTTACACTAAGGGCAATGTTCAAATAAATGTGCTAGTGTATGTCGACGATCTTAATATCTCTGGGAATGATTCCGCTGCACTTCAGACCTTTAAAGCCTATCTCAGTGATTGTtttaagatgaaagatcttggtgttTTGAAGTATTTCCTCGGAATCGAGGTGGCCAGGAGTTCGGCTGGTTTGTTCTTGTGTCAACGCAAGTACACACTTGACATTGTATCAGAGGCCGGATTACTGGGAGCCAAGCCGTGTGGCTTCCCGATCGAGCAAAATCACATATTAGGACTCGCTAATGGGGAGCTCTTGTTGAATCCTGAGTCCTATCACAGATTAGTAGGTCGACTCATTTATCTGGCAGTGACCCGTCCAGATTTGGCCTACTCGGTTCATATATTATCTCAATTTATGCAGGAGCCTAGAATTGAGCGTTGGGAGGCGGCTTTGAGAGTCGTTCGTTATTTGAAAGGTACTCCGAGTCAGGGTATCTTGTTACGTGCAGATAGTGATCTGTCCCTGCAGGGTTGGTGTGATTCTGATTGGGCAGCATGTCCAGTCACTAGACGCTCTTTGTCCGGATGGCTTGTGTTTCTTGGGCAATCTCCTATTTCTTGGAAGACAAAGAAGCAACACACAGTTTCCCGCTCGTCCGCAGAAGCAGAATACCGAGCTATGGCAGCAGTTACTTGTGAGCTCAAATGGTTGAAGGGGTTGCTTCTGAGCCTGGGTGTGCACCACCCAAAGGCAATCAAGCTCTTTTGTGATAGCCAGTCAGCCCTTCATATGGCCAAAAATCCAGTATTTCATGAACGCACAAAACACATTGAGGTTGATTGTCACTTTGTTCGGGATGCAATAACAGATGGTTTGATTGCTCCGTCATATGTTCCTACTGTTACACAATTGGCGGATATTTTTACAAAGGCTCTTGGAAAGAAACAATTTGATTATCTTCTTGCCAAGTTGGGCATTTTTGAACCTcatgctccaacttga